The Mauremys reevesii isolate NIE-2019 linkage group 1, ASM1616193v1, whole genome shotgun sequence genome has a segment encoding these proteins:
- the RNF121 gene encoding RING finger protein 121 isoform X1: protein MAAVLEVEIGGPVERDVEEVDLSRLSPEERWRVEHARMHAKHRGHEAMHAEMVLILIATLVVAQLLLVQWKQRHPRSYNMVTLFQMWVVPLYFTAKLHWWRFLVIWVFFSAVTAFVTFRATRKPLVQTTPRLVYKWFLLIYKISYATGIVGYMAVMFTLFGLNLLFRIKPEDAMDFGVSLLFYGLYYGVLERDFAEMCADYMASTIGFYSASGMPTKHLSDSVCAVCGQQIFVDVNEEGIIENTYRLSCNHVFHEFCIRGWCIVGKKQTCPYCKEKVDLKRMFSNPWERPHVMYGQLLDWLRYLVAWQPVIIGLVQGINYILGLE from the exons ATGGCGGCGGTGCTGGAGGTGGAGATTGGCGGCCCCGTCGAGCGGGACGTGGAGGAG GTTGATCTATCACGACTGTCCCCCGAAGAGAGATGGAG GGTCGAGCATGCTCGGATGCACGCCAAGCACCGTGGCCACGAGGCCATGCATGCCGAAATGGTCCTCATCCTCATTGCCACGCTAGTGGTTGCACAGCTCCTCTTGGTACAGTGGAAACAGAGACATCCTCGCTCCTACAAT ATGGTGACCCTCTTCCAGATGTGGGTTGTTCCCCTTTATTTCACTGCGAAGCTGCACTGGTGGCGATTCCTGGTGATCTGGGTCTTCTTCTCTGCTGTCACAGCCTTTGTCACTTTCAGAGCAACTCGTAAGCCTCTTGTGCAGACAACTCCGAG GCTGGTCTATAAATGGTTTCTGCTGATATACAAGATCAGCTATGCCACTGGAATTGTTGGGTACATGGCTGTAATGTTCACTCTTTTTGGTCTTAACTTGTTATTCAG AATCAAACCCGAAGATGCAATGGATTTTGGTGTTTCCCTCCTGTTCTACGGCCTTTATTACGGAGTACTTGAGAGGGACTTTGCTGAAATGTGTGCGGATTACATGGCATCAACCATAGGG TTTTACAGCGCATCAGGAATGCCAACGAAGCACCTTTCTGACAGCGTCTGCGCCGTGTGTGGCCAACAGATCTTTGTCGATGTTAACGAAGAAGGGATCATAGAGAACACATACAGGCTTTCCTGCAATCATGT ATTCCATGAGTTCTGCATCCGAGGCTGGTGCATCGTTGGGAAGAAACAGACGTGTCCATACTGCAAAGAGAAGGTGGATCTCAAGAGAATGTTTAGTAACCC CTGGGAAAGGCCCCACGTCATGTATGGGCAGCTGCTTGACTGGCTACGCTACCTGGTGGCCTGGCAACCCGTTATCATTGGACTGGTACAAGGTATCAACTATATCCTGGGGCTGGAATAA
- the RNF121 gene encoding RING finger protein 121 isoform X2: MRKQVDLSRLSPEERWRVEHARMHAKHRGHEAMHAEMVLILIATLVVAQLLLVQWKQRHPRSYNMVTLFQMWVVPLYFTAKLHWWRFLVIWVFFSAVTAFVTFRATRKPLVQTTPRLVYKWFLLIYKISYATGIVGYMAVMFTLFGLNLLFRIKPEDAMDFGVSLLFYGLYYGVLERDFAEMCADYMASTIGFYSASGMPTKHLSDSVCAVCGQQIFVDVNEEGIIENTYRLSCNHVFHEFCIRGWCIVGKKQTCPYCKEKVDLKRMFSNPWERPHVMYGQLLDWLRYLVAWQPVIIGLVQGINYILGLE, encoded by the exons ATGAGAAAGCAG GTTGATCTATCACGACTGTCCCCCGAAGAGAGATGGAG GGTCGAGCATGCTCGGATGCACGCCAAGCACCGTGGCCACGAGGCCATGCATGCCGAAATGGTCCTCATCCTCATTGCCACGCTAGTGGTTGCACAGCTCCTCTTGGTACAGTGGAAACAGAGACATCCTCGCTCCTACAAT ATGGTGACCCTCTTCCAGATGTGGGTTGTTCCCCTTTATTTCACTGCGAAGCTGCACTGGTGGCGATTCCTGGTGATCTGGGTCTTCTTCTCTGCTGTCACAGCCTTTGTCACTTTCAGAGCAACTCGTAAGCCTCTTGTGCAGACAACTCCGAG GCTGGTCTATAAATGGTTTCTGCTGATATACAAGATCAGCTATGCCACTGGAATTGTTGGGTACATGGCTGTAATGTTCACTCTTTTTGGTCTTAACTTGTTATTCAG AATCAAACCCGAAGATGCAATGGATTTTGGTGTTTCCCTCCTGTTCTACGGCCTTTATTACGGAGTACTTGAGAGGGACTTTGCTGAAATGTGTGCGGATTACATGGCATCAACCATAGGG TTTTACAGCGCATCAGGAATGCCAACGAAGCACCTTTCTGACAGCGTCTGCGCCGTGTGTGGCCAACAGATCTTTGTCGATGTTAACGAAGAAGGGATCATAGAGAACACATACAGGCTTTCCTGCAATCATGT ATTCCATGAGTTCTGCATCCGAGGCTGGTGCATCGTTGGGAAGAAACAGACGTGTCCATACTGCAAAGAGAAGGTGGATCTCAAGAGAATGTTTAGTAACCC CTGGGAAAGGCCCCACGTCATGTATGGGCAGCTGCTTGACTGGCTACGCTACCTGGTGGCCTGGCAACCCGTTATCATTGGACTGGTACAAGGTATCAACTATATCCTGGGGCTGGAATAA